One part of the Musa acuminata AAA Group cultivar baxijiao chromosome BXJ1-5, Cavendish_Baxijiao_AAA, whole genome shotgun sequence genome encodes these proteins:
- the LOC135673179 gene encoding uncharacterized protein LOC135673179: protein MTQLVRVTVFLRLRLSESYNRFQLNPHPPSCSASEPSSQIRDPFFFSLLTMSKTVVPVLFLIALVSLAAPPAAKAAALGLDTFLAGEARRDPSAANDSFSALPAAVKLSLAANLPPADYPALVSQLLSFHISVPVYVKLVGDFSSAAPGLLRSFAAAAALTSDRFHVIGATTHNLAVRHTLHLDTALSLLGSQISDAIRSHLEASPSPLYLSALLSVPYTSVDRIIQQDFQKESSNSAPGFYVYLLNLGSQAKPYAYSLDSKDASLAFTKCMGTLWTGKDRYVWIDLAAGPVEYGPAISGEGVIPRGEFHPLASLHGRPRSEGALLSDLTSVVLSAYQSLLVPSLRIPVFYENSLLIQFIHLHGPHPDSSGLDWNFIKQTLQESELAYNEQSLVFKSYSIKFSECPICSFAIARSMNSYTSRFLFENYTLIVNEYLDSKSLHQILSDSVEEVHQAAAIPEEDYGKVLPVYVFDLEYDKLILLDRCHQAIAFRNMVIAVRTRSSQTVSDYNCNGRHMITQTRNLDRPIIGSVLQSMWGVSPIHLSWSPQHNGALVDYTWSVGQTPFGPFSDTLSLSFVQRDAARRNVLLITLNYTITSAIDILQSMAAHGGVKKLLKENKHVEFVQRWNLLNYKLEKVVSAVSHFDFEKAMHFLRSSDHDLYAIHTLAYEASQKLEASITCFSDPPFPWASVSLFGVLLFGFCYFHGNRDKIFKSKRKQF from the coding sequence ATGACCCAACTCGTCCGTGTCACGGTATTCTTACGTCTCCGTCTGTCTGAATCCTATAACCGTTTCCAGTTAAACCCTCATCCTCCGTCGTGTTCGGCCTCCGAGCCGAGCTCGCAGATCCGGGATCCCTTCTTCTTTTCGCTTCTGACGATGTCCAAAACCGTGGTCCCGGTCCTCTTCTTGATTGCCCTCGTCTCCCTCGCGGCCCCGCCGGCGGCTAAGGCCGCGGCCCTCGGCCTCGACACCTTCCTCGCTGGCGAGGCCCGCCGCGACCCCTCTGCCGCAAATGATTCCTTCTCTGCCCTTCCCGCGGCCGTCAAGCTGTCGCTTGCCGCGAACCTCCCCCCCGCCGACTACCCTGCCCTTGTCTCCCAGCtcctctctttccatatctccgtCCCGGTATACGTGAAGCTTGTGGGTGACTTCTCCTCCGCGGCCCCCGGCCTCCTCCGGTCCTTCGCCGCGGCCGCCGCCCTCACCTCCGACCGCTTCCACGTCATCGGCGCCACCACACACAACCTCGCCGTCCGACACACCCTGCACCTTGACACCGCCCTCTCGCTCCTCGGATCGCAGATATCCGACGCCATCCGTTCCCACCTTGAGGCCTCCCCATCGCCGCTTTATCTTTCTGCCCTCCTTTCTGTGCCGTACACATCGGTCGATCGCATTATCCAGCAGGATTTCCAGAAGGAGAGCTCGAATTCGGCCCCGGGGTTCTATGTCTATTTGCTGAATCTTGGATCTCAAGCCAAACCCTATGCCTATTCCCTTGATTCCAAGGATGCCTCGCTGGCCTTCACAAAGTGTATGGGGACTCTGTGGACTGGTAAAGATCGGTATGTGTGGATCGACCTTGCCGCAGGACCAGTGGAATATGGCCCGGCGATCTCCGGTGAGGGTGTGATCCCCCGAGGTGAGTTCCATCCTCTCGCCTCACTCCATGGGCGACCGAGGTCAGAAGGAGCCCTCCTTTCGGATCTCACCTCTGTGGTCCTCAGCGCCTACCAATCCCTTCTGGTTCCTTCCCTCAGAATCCCTGTCTTCTACGAGAATTCTCTCCTAATTCAGTTCATCCACCTTCATGGACCTCATCCGGATTCCTCTGGACTTGACTGGAATTTCATCAAACAGACGCTGCAAGAAAGCGAGCTTGCTTATAATGAACAATCTTTGGTGTTCAAATCATACAGCATAAAATTCTCAGAATGCCCAATTTGCTCTTTTGCCATTGCCCGATCAATGAATTCATACACCTCCCGTTTCCTTTTTGAGAATTACACGTTAATTGTTAATGAATATTTAGACTCAAAGAGCTTGCATCAGATACTATCAGACTCAGTGGAAGAGGTACACCAAGCTGCGGCAATTCCTGAAGAGGACTATGGCAAGGTCCTTCCAGTATATGTATTCGATTTGGAATATGACAAGCTTATCTTGCTTGACCGGTGTCACCAGGCCATTGCATTCAGAAACATGGTGATTGCTGTGAGGACTAGGAGCTCACAGACGGTTAGTGACTACAACTGCAATGGCCGGCACATGATTACACAGACTCGAAACCTAGACCGTCCGATTATTGGTTCCGTGCTTCAGAGCATGTGGGGTGTCTCACCAATCCACTTGTCATGGAGCCCACAGCATAACGGTGCTCTGGTTGATTACACCTGGAGTGTGGGTCAAACTCCATTCGGACCCTTCTCTGACACTCTGTCTCTGTCCTTTGTTCAGAGAGATGCAGCACGGAGGAATGTTCTGCTTATTACATTGAACTATACAATTACAAGTGCCATTGACATATTGCAATCTATGGCCGCACATGGTGGAGTTAAGAAGCTTTTAAAGGAAAATAAGCATGTTGAGTTTGTTCAGAGGTGGAATTTGCTCAACTACAAGCTTGAGAAGGTGGTTTCTGCCGTTTCCCACTTTGATTTTGAGAAAGCTATGCACTTCCTGAGGTCTTCAGATCATGATCTATATGCTATACACACTTTAGCTTATGAGGCATCACAAAAATTGGAGGCTTCAATTACTTGCTTCAGTGATCCACCATTCCCATGGGCATCAGTTTCCCTGTTTGGTGTGCTTCTTTTTGGTTTCTGTTATTTCCATGGAAATAGGGACAAGATTTTTAAAAGCAAGAGAAAACAGTTCTGA
- the LOC135675080 gene encoding plant cysteine oxidase 2-like, with protein MGPEIYVILQRQFECRPQETALPPLLCPWFPVHTKLYFLPSANTILPLGHHPPSPPCPFPSPLPFPPLWEAAPLQRIDCGQSLIFLSAFAAARAERFASSFVLTALAGLVEGFVDWSSFSASRTSVTRLEGKLAEQKKPEASAPAGKFASGKRLQAANKSRRKQKKPGQMPSVVQRLFETCKEVFAEGGDGIIPSLEDVNRLRSVLDNVGPSDVGLTQNMPYFQNSSSAGTLSVTYLHIYECHKFSIGIFCLPPSGVIPLHNHPGMTVFSKLLFGSMHIKSYDWVNVPQNSDEIVNSLHYQHPGLRLAKVKTDAIFTAPCKASVLYPEDGGDGKLAADEDEVYAWLEERKKPDDFLVVGARYSGPRIMER; from the exons ATGGGGCCAGAGATATACGTCATTCTCCAAAGGCAGTTTGAGTGTCGCCCACAGGAAACTGCCCTCCCTCCTTTGCTTTGCCCATGGTTTCCCGTCCACACCAAGTTGTACTTTCTTCCTTCTGCCAATACGATCCTCCCTCTTGGACACCATCCACCTTCCCCTCCATGTCCATTCCCATCACCATTGCCATTTCCTCCTCTTTGGGAGGCAGCCCCACTTCAGCGAATTGACT GTGGTCAAAGCCTCATATTTTTATCCGCTTTTGCTGCGGCAAGAGCTGAGCGCTTTGCGAGTTCCTTCGTTCTCACTGCGTTGGCTGGTTTGGTGGAGGGGTTTGTGGATTGGTCTTCGTTCTCTGCTTCGAGAACTTCCGTGACGAGGCTGGAGGGGAAGCTGGCGGAGCAGAAGAAGCCGGAGGCGTCAGCGCCCGCCGGGAAATTCGCATCGGGGAAGAGGCTGCAGGCGGCCAACAAGAGCAGAAGGAAGCAGAAGAAGCCTGGGCAGATGCCGTCCGTCGTGCAGAGGCTGTTCGAGACGTGCAAGGAGGTCTTCGCGGAAGGAGGGGACGGGATCATCCCCTCGCTGGAGGATGTCAATCGTCTTCGGTCCGTTTTGG ATAATGTAGGCCCCTCAGATGTTGGCCTTACTCAGAATATGCCATATTTTCAAAACAGTTCATCTGCAGGAACTCTGTCGGTTACATACTTGCACATTTACGAGTGCCACAAGTTCTCG ATAGGCATCTTCTGTTTGCCTCCATCAGGTGTCATTCCTCTTCACAATCATCCAGGGATGACTGTGTTCAGCAAGCTTCTTTTCGGTTCCATGCACATCAAATCATATGATTGGGTTAATGTGCCTCAGAACTCTGATGAGATTGTCAATTCCTTGCACT ATCAACATCCAGGATTGCGATTGGCAAAGGTAAAGACTGATGCCATCTTTACAGCGCCTTGCAAGGCCTCTGTGCTTTATCCAGAAGATGGAG GAGATGGGAAGTTGGCAGCTGATGAGGATGAGGTGTATGCTTGGCTTGAAGAGAGGAAGAAACCTGATGACTTCTTAGTAGTTGGGGCAAGATATAGCGGCCCAAGAATTATGGAACGATGA
- the LOC135673178 gene encoding histone deacetylase 1-like, which yields METGGGNSLPGVGQDATKRKVCYFYDPEIGNYYYGQGHPMKPHRIRMTHALLAHYGLLGNLQVYKPNPARDRDLCRFHADDYVAFLRSISPETQQDQMRALKRFNVGEDCPVFDGLYPFCQAYAGGSVGGAVKLNHGHDIAINWAGGLHHAKKCEASGFCYVNDIVLAILELLKYHERVLYVDIDIHHGDGVEEAFYTTDRVMTVSFHKFGDYFPGTGDIRDIGYGKGKYYSLNVPLDDGIDDESYQSLFKPIMGKVMEVFRPGAVVLQCGADSLSGDRLGCFNLSIRGHAECVKYMRSFNVPLLLLGGGGYTIRNVARCWCYETGVALGVEVDDKMPPHEYYEYFGPDYTLHVAPSNMENKNSRQQLDEIRARLLDNLSKIRHAPSVQFQERPPDTEFPEQDEDQEDPDERHDPASDMDVDGSKHPDETSRKPCSNNIQNVRIKKENMECEPKDQEAQKVGGDHAKVVEPMAEDVSGPKASDVSSMAIDEPGSVKAEQQDTQNKLSETPVFAHQKP from the exons ATGGAGACTGGTGGAGGGAACTCGCTTCCAGGCGTGGGCCAGGACGCGACGAAGCGGAAGGTGTGCTACTTCTACGACCCGGAAATCGGGAACTACTACTACGGGCAGGGACATCCGATGAAGCCCCACCGGATTCGGATGACGCATGCGTTGCTCGCCCACTACGGCCTCCTGGGCAACTTGCAGGTCTACAAGCCTAATCCCGCCCGCGACCGCGACCTCTGCCGCTTCCACGCTGACGACTATGTCGCCTTCCTCCGTTCCATTAGCCCGGAGACCCAGCAGGACCAGATGCGCGCCCTCAAGCGCTTCAATGTCGGCGAGGACTGCCCCGTCTTCGATGGCCTTTATCCCTTCTGCCAGGCCTACGCCGGCGGCTCCGTTGGCGGCGCCGTCAAGCTCAACCACGGCCACGACATCGCCATCAACTGGGCCGGCGGCCTCCACCACGCCAAGAAGTGCGAGGCCTCCGGATTTTGCTACGTCAACGACATCGTTCTCGCCATCCTCGAGCTCCTCAAGTACCATGAG CGTGTGCTATATGTGGACATTGATATCCATCATGGAGACGGGGTGGAGGAAGCCTTCTACACAACTGACAGGGTAATGACAGTTTCATTCCATAAGTTTGGAGATTACTTTCCTGGAACAGGAGACATACGCGACATTGGATATGGGAAAGGAAAATATTACTCTCTGAATGTTCCTTTAGATGATGGAATAGATGATGAGAGTTATCAATCTCTCTTCAAACCCATAATGGGAAAAGTGATGGAAGTTTTTCGGCCTGGTGCTGTGGTACTTCAATGTGGTGCTGATTCATTATCTGGGGACAGGTTGGGCTGTTTTAACCTTTCCATCAGAGGCCATGCAGAGTGTGTGAAATATATGAGATCTTTCAATGTGCCACTATTGTTGCTAGGTGGTGGTGGATATACTATCAGGAATGTTGCTCGCTGTTGGTGCTATGAG ACAGGAGTTGCACTTGGAGTAGAAGTTGATGACAAGATGCCTCCGCATGAATATTATGAGTATTTTGGTCCAGATTATACTCTCCATGTTGCACCAAGTAATATGGAGAACAAAAATTCACGACAGCAATTGGATGAGATAAGAGCAAGGCttctagataatctttcaaagatTCGACATGCTCCTAGTGTCCAATTTCAAGAACGGCCACCTGATACAGAGTTCCCAGAG CAAGATGAAGATCAAGAGGACCCAGATGAAAGACATGATCCAGCTTCTGATATGGATGTGGATGGTTCCAAGCATCCAGATGAGACTTCTCG GAAACCTTGTTCAAATAATATCCAGAATGTGAGAATCAAGAAGGAAAATATGGAATGTGAACCAAAAGATCAG GAAGCTCAGAAAGTTGGTGGAGATCATGCCAAAGTCGTGGAACCCATGGCCGAGGATGTCTCAGGCCCCAAG GCTTCAGATGTTAGTTCCATGGCCATAGACGAACCTGGGAGTGTGAAGGCCGAGCAGCAGGACACTCAAAATAAGTTGTCTGAAACGCCTGTATTTGCACACCAAAAACCCTGA
- the LOC103984372 gene encoding receptor kinase-like protein Xa21 — translation MGPLAISVMLLHLMFLSSVGLSAASQMETPTAESTNADRLSLHSFKTLLSDPSGALASWDNASVHFCLWRGVTCRTHGGEPRVTGLKLESLQLEGKLSPSLANLTFLRRLLLGNNSLEGSIPQELGFLSHLRTLNLSNNQLGGMIPTSPFLQNCSRLRNFSLSHNNLVGTIPRNLSNCLELRLIGLDNNKLEGEIPGDIGSLPKLQTLFVSRNQLTGSIPPEIGKLASLTGLHMGFNSLEGSIPQELGFLSHLRTLDLSNNQLGGMIPTSLFQNCSRLQIFNLSHNNMSGTIPRNLSNCLELRLIGLDNNKLEGEIPGDIGSLTKLKAIVIWTNRLTGSIPPEIGNLRFLTTLILGDNHLNGTIPATLGNLSSLGYLDLSNNRLAGAIPSAIWNLTSLNQLVLVGDSLTGVIPSDIGNLVRLTYLTLFKNHLVGTIPPTLGSLNKLEILFLSDNKFEARNAAGWRFLDALTNCSHLRILDISVNQLGGVLPKSIANLSKTLELLHIQRNQIAGNIPTEIGNFMNLTEIDTSSNLLHGIIPTTLGGLPRLQRLNLSRNQLAREIPATIGNLSSLVELDLSGNNFVGEIPATLGNLSQLTSLLLSSNELRGSIPPSLGKCPLDTLNLGFNKLSGGVPKEIFYILSLTKLFDISHNSLTGSLPPEIGNLRNIEIVDVSSNRLSGEIPSTIAQCQVLQYLYMQGNLIRGSIPSFGQLKGLRVLDISRNNLSGHIPDFLRSFNMTYLNLSFNDLDGEVPKDGIFGNASAFSVVGNSKLCGGIPELRLPSCTSQKKSSSAKLIAISSVVGGILFVTFLISLLVARHRIRKSSRLSSVTSCIREQHRKVSYAELLGATNEFSPANLIGMGSFGSVYRGIVDWEDHKDVAVKVLNLQQRGASRSFLAECEALRNIRHRNLVKVLTSCSGVDFRGNDFKALVFEFLPNGSLDKWLHPPERDEQGSIRMLSLLQRLNISIDVASALAYLHHHVPSPIVHCDLKPSNVLLDHDMVARVGDFGLARILNKIMSKSSQRSTNSATLKGSIGYAAPEYGMGNKVSIQGDVYSYGILLLEMFTGRRPTDDGFEAGLNLHQYVEMALPDQIADIMDPNLFLGTGEGKVHPANPSANMPNIRAVECVTSVLRVGILCSKESPKERMDMEDVIRELHDIRDAYLGLPLQE, via the exons ATGGGTCCTTTGGCCATCTCCGTCATGCTTTTGCATCTCATGTTCCTCTCTTCTGTAGGCTTATCTGCAGCATCCCAAATGGAGACTCCCACCGCTGAATCCACCAACGCCGATCGCCTCTCCCTCCACTCCTTCAAGACCCTCCTCTCCGACCCATCCGGAGCGTTGGCCTCCTGGGACAACGCCTCCGTCCATTTCTGCCTGTGGCGAGGGGTGACGTGCCGCACCCACGGAGGTGAACCGAGGGTCACGGGCCTCAAGTTGGAGTCCCTCCAGTTGGAGGGTAAACTATCTCCGTCCCTGGCTAACCTCACCTTCCTCAGGAGACTCCTCCTCGGTAACAACAGCCTTGAGGGTTCCATCCCGCAGGAGCTCGGCTTTCTATCCCACCTTCGGACTCTCAATCTTAGCAACAATCAACTGGGTGGGATGATTCCCACTTCTCCGTTCCTGCAGAATTGTTCAAGACTGCGAAACTTCAGCCTGAGTCATAACAACTTGGTTGGGACCATCCCACGCAATCTCAGCAACTGTTTGGAACTCCGACTCATTGGTTTGGATAACAACAAGCTCGAAGGAGAGATCCCCGGTGATATTGGCTCCCTTCCAAAACTCCAGACACTCTTCGTCTCGCGCAATCAACTCACAGGAAGCATTCCTCCGGAGATCGGGAAGCTTGCAAGCTTAACAGGACTTCACATGGGTTTCAACAGCCTTGAGGGTTCCATCCCGCAGGAGCTCGGCTTTCTATCCCACCTTCGGACTCTCGATCTTAGCAACAATCAACTGGGTGGGATGATTCCCACTTCTCTGTTCCAGAACTGTTCAAGACTTCAAATCTTCAACCTGAGTCATAACAACATGAGTGGCACAATCCCACGCAATCTCAGCAACTGTTTGGAACTCCGACTCATTGGTTTGGATAACAACAAGCTCGAAGGAGAGATCCCCGGTGATATTGGCTCCCTTACGAAGCTAAAGGCGATCGTCATCTGGACCAATCGCCTCACCGGAAGCATTCCTCCGGAGATTGGGAATCTTCGATTCCTAACAACACTTATCTTGGGCGACAACCATCTCAACGGCACTATCCCAGCTACACTAGGCAACCTCTCCTCTCTTGGCTATCTTGATCTATCAAATAATCGTCTTGCAGGAGCCATCCCTAGTGCAATATGGAACCTCACCTCTCTCAATCAACTTGTGCTGGTCGGTGATTCACTCACAGGAGTCATCCCATCCGACATCGGAAATCTAGTCCGCCTTACGTATCTTACTCTGTTTAAGAACCACCTGGTTGGCACCATTCCCCCGACTTTGGGATCGTTGAACAAATTAGAGATTTTGTTTCTCAGTGACAATAAGTTCGAAGCAAGGAATGCTGCCGGTTGGAGGTTTTTGGATGCCTTGACCAACTGCAGCCACCTTAGAATATTGGATATATCTGTCAATCAACTAGGTGGCGTGTTGCCAAAATCCATAGCCAATTTGTCTAAAACCCTTGAACTGCTACATATCCAACGCAACCAAATAGCCGGAAACATTCCTACGGAGATTGGGAATTTTATGAACTTGACCGAAATTGATACGTCCTCCAACCTCCTCCATGGTATTATTCCTACCACGCTGGGAGGCCTCCCGAGATTACAACGACTAAACTTAAGCCGAAATCAGCTTGCGAGAGAAATCCCTGCAACCATAGGCAATCTTTCGAGCTTGGTTGAACTAGACTTAAGTGGAAACAATTTCGTGGGAGAAATCCCTGCAACCCTCGGCAACCTCAGTCAATTAACCTCTCTTCTTCTGTCCTCCAATGAACTGCGTGGATCCATACCTCCGAGTCTTGGAAAGTGCCCATTGGATACCTTGAACTTGGGATTCAACAAGTTAAGCGGTGGGGTGCCAAAAGAGATATTTTACATCCTCAGTCTCACCAAACTCTTCGATATTTCACACAATTCATTGACAGGATCACTGCCGCCGGAAATTGGGAACCTGAGGAACATCGAAATTGTGGATGTCTCCAGCAATAGATTGTCCGGTGAAATTCCCAGCACCATTGCTCAATGTCAAGTCCTGCAATACCTTTACATGCAAGGGAACCTTATCCGTGGATCCATTCCTTCatttgggcagctaaaggggcTTCGAGTGCTGGACATTTCGAGAAATAATCTATCGGGGCATATACCAGATTTTCTTCGGAGCTTTAACATGACTTATCTTAATCTCTCCTTCAATGATTTGGACGGTGAAGTGCCAAAAGATGGGATTTTCGGAAATGCAAGTGCATTCTCAGTAGTGGGGAACAGTAAACTCTGTGGGGGTATTCCAGAACTCAGATTGCCATCATGTACTTCCCAGAAGAAATCTTCGTCCGCCAAGCTAATTGCCATCAGCTCGGTTGTCGGAGGAATCTTGTTCGTCACCTTTCTAATCTCTTTGTTGGTTGCTCGTCACCGAATACGCAAGTCAAGCAGGCTTTCTTCTGTTACATCATGCATCAGAGAGCAGCACAGGAAGGTCTCCTATGCTGAGCTGCTCGGAGCAACAAATGAATTTTCGCCTGCTAATCTGATCGGCATGGGAAGCTTCGGATCTGTGTACAGAGGTATCGTGGATTGGGAAGACCACAAGGACGTGGCGGTGAAGGTACTCAACCTGCAGCAAAGAGGGGCTTCAAGAAGCTTCTTAGCTGAATGCGAAGCTTTGAGGAACATCAGGCATCGCAATCTCGTCAAGGTACTAACATCGTGCTCAGGTGTTGATTTCCGAGGGAATGACTTCAAAGCTCTCGTGTTTGAGTTCCTACCAAATGGAAGTCTGGACAAGTGGCTTCATCCTCCTGAAAGAGATGAACAGGGCTCGATAAGAATGCTAAGCCTTCTCCAGAGACTGAATATATCGATTGATGTGGCTTCCGCGTTGGCTTATCTTCATCACCATGTCCCATCCCCTATTGTTCATTGTGATCTTAAACCGAGCAATGTTCTTCTGGATCATGACATGGTTGCACGTGTGGGAGACTTCGGACTAGCGAGAATTCTGAACAAGATCATGAGCAAGTCATCCCAGAGGTCGACGAACTCGGCCACGTTGAAAGGGTCGATCGGATATGCTGCTCCAG AGTATGGGATGGGCAACAAAGTTTCTATCCAGGGGGACGTGTACAGTTATGGAATTCTGCTGCTGGAGATGTTTACCGGAAGGCGACCGACCGATGATGGTTTCGAGGCTGGTCTGAATCTTCATCAATACGTTGAGATGGCTCTTCCAGATCAAATCGCCGATATAATGGACCCAAACTTGTTCTTGGGAACCGGAGAAGGAAAAGTACACCCCGCAAATCCGTCGGCAAATATGCCAAACATAAGGGCAGTAGAGTGCGTGACTTCGGTGCTTAGAGTCGGCATTTTGTGTTCCAAGGAATCACCGAAAGAACGAATGGACATGGAAGATGTCATAAGGGAGCTTCACGACATCAGGGACGCATATCTGGGATTGCCTCTGCAGGAGTAG
- the LOC135673181 gene encoding LRR receptor-like serine/threonine-protein kinase FLS2, giving the protein MNKTRRRSRNVSTLQQHHISWCALVIYNVHEAYRKLSSNVNLAFELIPPTSSKGKIDSSKQLTTFQDTTTGTRKNAHRSRESQECFHGTKTRALLRICLSASQFGTPTAEFDTDRLALLSFKTLVSDPSGALVSWGNSSLHFCRWRGVNCRNHDGEPRVTALVLESLRLKGKLSPSLANLTFLRRLRLGNNSLEGSIPQELGFLSRLRSLNLSYNHLGGMIPTSLLQNCSELRIFSLSHNNLNGTIPRNLSNCLYLRVIDLGRNTLEGNIPSDIGSLPKLETVSIWDNLLEGSIPPEIGKLASLTGLHMRFNHLDGPIPAAIGNLSSLTQLDLSNNLLAGAIPAEIWNLTSLRGLLLWNNRLTGAIPSDIGNLVGLDRLLLSSNEFTGTIPPEIGKLEKVSAVFLQNNNLVGTIPNTLWSLRNLDALLLRHNHLEAKNAAEWSFLMEI; this is encoded by the exons atgaacaaaaCAAGAAGAAGATCGAGGAATGTTTCCACCTTACAGCAGCATCACATAAGCTGGTGCGCACTTGTCATATATAATGTACATGAGGCCTATAGAAAACTCAGCTCTAATGTCAACTTAGCCTTCGAGCTTATACCGCCGACATCTTCCAAAGGCAAGATAGATAGCTCCAAGCAACTCACGACATTTCAAGATACTACGACTGGAACACGGAAGAATGCTCACAGATCTCGGGAGTCACAGGAGTGCTTTCATGGAACGAAAACGAGGGCGCTTCTTCGTATTT GCCTATCAGCTTCCCAGTTCGGAACTCCTACCGCTGAATTCGATACAGATCGCCTCGCTCTCCTCTCCTTCAAGACTCTCGTCTCTGACCCATCCGGAGCACTGGTCTCCTGGGGGAACAGCTCCCTCCATTTCTGCCGGTGGCGAGGGGTGAACTGCCGTAATCATGACGGTGAACCGAGGGTCACAGCTCTGGTGTTGGAGTCCCTCCGGTTGAAGGGTAAATTATCTCCGTCCCTTGCTAACCTCACCTTCCTCAGGAGACTCCGCCTCGGCAACAACAGCCTCGAGGGTTCCATTCCGCAGGAGCTCGGCTTTCTATCCCGGCTTCGGTCTCTCAATCTAAGTTACAATCATCTGGGTGGGATGATTCCCACTTCTCTGCTCCAGAATTGTTCCGAACTCCGAATCTTCAGCCTGAGTCATAACAATCTCAACGGGACAATCCCACGCAATCTCAGCAACTGTTTGTATCTACGAGTTATTGATTTGGGCCGGAACACGCTCGAAGGAAACATCCCCAGCGATATCGGCTCTCTACCGAAGCTAGAGACGGTCTCCATCTGGGACAATCTCCTCGAGGGAAGCATTCCTCCAGAGATCGGGAAGCTTGCAAGCTTAACAGGACTTCACATGCGTTTCAACCATCTCGATGGACCTATTCCTGCTGCGATAGGAAACCTCTCCTCTCTTACCCAACTTGATCTGTCCAATAATCTTCTTGCAGGAGCCATCCCTGCTGAGATATGGAACCTCACCTCTCTTCGCGGGCTTCTGCTGTGGAATAATCGTCTCACGGGAGCCATCCCATCCGACATAGGCAATCTTGTCGGGTTGGATAGACTTTTACTGAGTTCTAACGAATTCACCGGCACCATCCCACCCGAGATTGGGAAGCTGGAGAAGGTATCTGCCGTGTTTTTACAGAACAACAACCTGGTTGGCACCATTCCCAATACTCTGTGGTCTTTGCGGAACTTGGACGCGTTGCTTCTCCGTCACAATCACCTGGAAGCGAAGAATGCTGCTGAGTGGAGTTTCTTGATGGagatataa